ATAAACAACTGCCCTGAAAAAGCGGATCCTTTACCTGCCTAAACCCTGAAAAAGTGGCTGCCTACTTCATACAATTCcagaataaaaaaatctctctctctctctctctctctctctctctctctctctctctctctctctctctcgtgtaGCCCTCATATCCTAATGAAATATTGAGGGTTTCTCTGTTAATGCATGTAGAGTAGAAGTACTTGATGGGAGAAAGTATTGCAAAGTGTATGATTCTACTGAGAGAAAAGCTGTTAGATCTGaactctgtgtgtgtgtgtgtgtgagtgagagagagagagagagagagagagagagagagagagagagagagagagccctCATATCCTAATGAAATATTGAGGGTTTCTCTGTTAATGCATGTAGAGTAGAAGTACTTGATGGGAGAAAGTATTGCAAAGTGTATGATTCTACTGAGAGAAAAGCTGTTAGATCTGaactctgtgtgtgtgtgtgtgtgtgagagagagagagagagagagagagagagagagagagagagagagccctCATATCCTAATGAAATATTGAGGGTTTCTCTGTTAATGCATGTAGAGTAGAAGTACTTGATGGGAGAAAGTATTGCAAAGTGTATGATTCTACTGAGAGAAAAGCTGTTAGATCTGaactctgtgtgtgtgtgtgtgtgtgagagagagagagagagagagagagagagagagagagagagagagcatgtGGACAGGGTAAAGCATGTGGCCAACTACGGCTAGGCTGATAGCAGCGAAGAACGAAGACTACTCTGGTTAAGTGGTTTTAACATAAGGGGAAGGCTGGTGAGACCATAGGAATTGATGATAAGACTCGTGTAGGCGATTAATGCAGAGAGCGTATGTGTTGATTGAAGGCGACAACTTTACTTTGTTAAATAACATTCCCTTAGTGTAATCAAAATTACAGTATAAAACGATTTGAAAATGCTTGAAAACCCAAGTTCTtgcccagaaaaaaaaaaaaaaggttctttACAGTAGTGAAGATTCAGCCTGCTTATTTTCCAAAAGTCCCAGGTCCcccaaacaaaccaaaaaaggaagaagaaaggaaaggtCTTTCTTCAATTTGCTACTTTCTTAGAGATTCTAGAGTTGGATTTAGTAAAACTAGATGTTGGAGTGTGAATCTGTATGATATTTACTGAACTGatctttccctttttcttttggtcatTGTCGTTGTCAAGCTACTAGGCTAGTGCATGATGCATTCAAGATTTTGCAATCTATTGTTAGTTTTTGTTGTTAGCTAATAAGTGATTGGAGATAGATTCTTGAGATGTAAGAGGTGGGTGTCTTGCTCTGTATGAAAGTTTTAATTGGTTGCTTCTATTGGCAGCCAGGCATAAAGACAGATGAAATTGACCAAGCTGTTCACCAAATGATAATTGATAATGGTGCCTACCCGTCACCTCTTGGCTATGGTGGTTTTCCAAAGAGTGTCTGCACATCGGTGAACGAATGTATTTGCCATGGAATACCAGATTCCCGAGCACTTGAGGTTTCTTTGATTAAAGTTCTTAGCTACAACATCGTGTCCTTCTAAGTAATGAATTGTTTCAAATGAAAATCAcacctatattttttttcttggcagGATGGTGATATAATTAACATTGATGTTACAGTCTATTTAAATGTGAGTATGGTTACTTAGAGCATGCGTAgtttaaacaaaatgaaatgagATACACAATTCAAGACTTGAGGTTTTGACTGTGTATCTATATTAAATGGTTGACACAACTCaacttttaattctttttaatcGATTTTTTCTTGTAATTGTAAATAATGCTTATATTAGGTTAACTACACACATTTTTACCTGTTTTATCATTCACAATTGTTTGATTTAATGCATCTTCAGTTACTTGCCAAGTTCAACTTTTGGTATCTATATCCTTCTGACTGATTTGTAATTTACAGGGATATCATGGTGATACATCAGCTACTTTCTTCTGTGGAGATGTTGATGATGAGGGCAGAAAGTTAGTGCAGGTGGCAAtatctttcttttaaattttttggagTTCCATGGGGTTTCCACATATTTGGTACTGTAATATGATAAAAGTTCTTCACTGATAAAGATTATTGTTAGAATTCTAGGGTTTTTCTTTGTAGGCGTGGCACAAAGTCCCCATTAGTTTCACAAGAATTCATTTCACTTGATTAATTCCACCTAAAAGTTTATTAGCCTTATGTAATGGAACTCTTAAAACACTTCTTGAATGCCATCATCTCTTTGATACAGGTGTACGTCCAAAAGTCTTGTTCACTGGCGGGTTTTCAGAAACTTGAAAAATTGTTTCAGCTACCCCTGTTCTTGTGCTTTtggattttctttatttgtttgtgtACCTATAATTTCAACTTATTGCATTGGTATAGATGGCCGAAGGTGAAATTTCATGAATCTTGGTAAATTATATCTTCCACTTCCACTTCTTTAGTTATAGACTTGTAGTGAGGCGAACCTTTCCTGGCTGAAATTAGTTAATTGTATGCCTTTAACTTCTCAAGATGTTCTTCTATGATAGCTATTCTTACAAGATTTATTTTTGAAGTATTGCCTTAGGTAACTAAAGAATGCCTCGACAAGGCAATCTCAATATGTGCACCTGGAGTGGAGCTtaagaaaattggaaaaacgATCCAGTAAGGCATCTTCTTCCCCCACCCCCCTAATTCTTCCTTATATGCAGGATTCTGCAGTGGCATTGGTgcaataaattttttctttttgtcaatgtGTCTTAAGGCTGACTTGTCATATACATGCATGCATAAGTCACATATGGATGTGAAAATTCAATCTTATTCTAATAATCAAtggttttctgttttcctCAATAAGAGAGCATGCAGATAAATATCGTTATGGTGTTGTTCGACAGTTCGTTGGGCATGGGGTTGGACGTGTCTTTCATGCCGATCCAGTTGTTCTGCACTTCAGTAATAATTCTGAACTTTATGCTGCTCATGTCTCCAATATTCACTCATTGTTTGAGCAAGTCAtgcaaattatttattaaaactTGCGGTCTAGAAATATTCCTTAGACTAATTATATTGATGGCTGAAAGTTTATTACTGATCAGTATAGAAAACATGTGTCATAAAACGTAAAAGTAATTAGCTGTGCTGTCGTAAAATGATCTACAACCTATACTTATCTACTAGCTCATGAAAGAACCCCCTCATCTTGCTTGGGAGTGAGaagtttgtaattttgtaatttaaagcATTTATCTGCCTTATGCTTCGTTCTTGAAGTATGCAATATATTGCCACTAATATGCATGGAGGCACACAATGTGCATCCAGAATATCTGCCAACAGAACATATTCCGGTTGAAGTGATTTTTATTCCTTGTAGGGAACAATGAAAGCGGACGCATGGTGGTAAACCAAACCTTCACAATAGGTAATGCATTTTGATTATTCAAACTTACCTTCTCTTTGGAAAAAGTTGTTGCTTATTTGTGATTTACTTGTTTTGTAACTGTGTTCAGAACCGATGCTGACACTAGGCAGCTGTAATCCCGTAATGTGGGACGATAATTGGACAGTAGTCACAGAAGATGGAAGCTTGTCAGCACAGTTTGAACATACCATTTTAATAACCGAAGATGGGGCTGAGATACTAACTCGGTGTTAGTGATGGTGCTAGACCTTATACG
Above is a genomic segment from Prunus dulcis chromosome 7, ALMONDv2, whole genome shotgun sequence containing:
- the LOC117634598 gene encoding methionine aminopeptidase 1D, chloroplastic/mitochondrial isoform X2, translating into MCVVQPKILSSLMGNCLHQSKQPAHQLFRYNPGSKHVSMQLSKRFSGLTNLLFNGRNADKFLNTKRKRLRPGKISPHRLVPDHIPMPPYVKSKKPPGIASGPEVHDEKGIECMRASGRLAAQVLEFAGTLVKPGIKTDEIDQAVHQMIIDNGAYPSPLGYGGFPKSVCTSVNECICHGIPDSRALEDGDIINIDVTVYLNGYHGDTSATFFCGDVDDEGRKLVQVTKECLDKAISICAPGVELKKIGKTIQEHADKYRYGVVRQFVGHGVGRVFHADPVVLHFRNNESGRMVVNQTFTIEPMLTLGSCNPVMWDDNWTVVTEDGSLSAQFEHTILITEDGAEILTRC
- the LOC117634598 gene encoding methionine aminopeptidase 1D, chloroplastic/mitochondrial isoform X1 encodes the protein MVSASAMRAVQPTILSTFVGNRLLQSAQPLHQVFSYNPGSKHVSMQLSKRFSGLTNLLFNGRNADKFLNTKRKRLRPGKISPHRLVPDHIPMPPYVKSKKPPGIASGPEVHDEKGIECMRASGRLAAQVLEFAGTLVKPGIKTDEIDQAVHQMIIDNGAYPSPLGYGGFPKSVCTSVNECICHGIPDSRALEDGDIINIDVTVYLNGYHGDTSATFFCGDVDDEGRKLVQVTKECLDKAISICAPGVELKKIGKTIQEHADKYRYGVVRQFVGHGVGRVFHADPVVLHFRNNESGRMVVNQTFTIEPMLTLGSCNPVMWDDNWTVVTEDGSLSAQFEHTILITEDGAEILTRC